One window from the genome of Dongia rigui encodes:
- a CDS encoding SDR family NAD(P)-dependent oxidoreductase — MGKLWWITGGGSGIGRELALQIAAAGDRVVISGRRLSVLQDAAGTNANIMPHDLDVTDARMVSAAVAEIETTHGPIDCAVLNAGHYDPMDIADFTADRVLQTFATNVQGVANCLDPLLKSMRRRGTGQIAIVASVAGYRGLPKAAAYGASKAALINMAEALKPEADAAGIKLQLVNPGFVLTPMTKRNDFPMPFLLTPEDAARRIRRGLAGTGFEIVFPWRFALLLKLGRLLPYRLYFALTRRMIGR, encoded by the coding sequence ATGGGTAAGCTGTGGTGGATCACCGGGGGCGGTAGCGGTATTGGCCGAGAACTCGCCCTTCAGATTGCCGCAGCTGGCGACAGGGTCGTCATCAGCGGCCGACGCCTGTCCGTCCTGCAAGACGCTGCCGGGACGAACGCCAACATCATGCCCCATGACCTTGATGTCACCGATGCCAGGATGGTCAGCGCGGCGGTGGCCGAAATAGAAACGACCCACGGTCCCATTGACTGTGCCGTCCTCAATGCCGGTCATTATGATCCGATGGATATTGCTGATTTCACTGCCGATCGCGTCTTGCAAACATTTGCCACCAATGTCCAAGGCGTCGCCAACTGCCTGGATCCTTTGCTGAAATCAATGCGCCGCCGTGGTACTGGCCAGATTGCGATCGTCGCTTCAGTGGCGGGTTATCGTGGCCTGCCAAAGGCCGCGGCCTATGGCGCCAGCAAGGCCGCACTCATCAACATGGCAGAGGCCTTGAAGCCAGAGGCCGATGCCGCTGGCATCAAGCTGCAGCTGGTCAATCCTGGCTTCGTTCTGACGCCGATGACCAAGCGCAATGACTTCCCCATGCCCTTTCTGCTGACCCCAGAGGACGCCGCGCGCCGCATTCGCCGAGGCCTTGCAGGTACTGGCTTTGAGATCGTCTTTCCGTGGCGCTTCGCGCTTTTGCTGAAGTTAGGCCGGCTGCTTCCATACAGACTTTATTTTGCCCTCACCCGGCGTATGATCGGTCGATGA
- a CDS encoding DUF6134 family protein, which translates to MADGMPVHFVDPVTLYGPEARYEILRNGDAVGEHLISFQRHGDTIIAEARSKIAVPFLFMTAYRFDYHSRSVWRAGAMVDLDAVTSDDGDTSQVSIEQLNGKLRVTGSAGSTMLSTALPPTEHWSKSFISQGEIINTITGRVNEVRLSKLSDAFVPTATGMARADRYTLAGDLNLETWYDAEGRWLGMRFQGKDGSMIEYRCRDCPAQLATAQ; encoded by the coding sequence ATGGCCGACGGCATGCCCGTTCATTTTGTCGACCCGGTCACCCTTTACGGTCCAGAAGCGCGATACGAGATCCTACGCAACGGCGACGCGGTTGGCGAACATCTGATTTCGTTTCAGCGCCACGGCGACACGATCATTGCTGAAGCGCGGTCTAAAATTGCCGTACCATTCCTGTTCATGACCGCATATCGCTTTGACTATCATTCGCGCTCAGTCTGGCGGGCTGGTGCCATGGTCGATCTTGACGCCGTGACATCTGATGACGGCGACACAAGTCAAGTATCGATCGAGCAGCTTAACGGCAAATTGCGTGTAACCGGATCGGCTGGCAGTACGATGCTGTCGACAGCGTTGCCACCTACCGAACATTGGTCCAAAAGCTTTATTTCGCAAGGCGAGATCATCAATACGATCACGGGTCGGGTGAACGAGGTGCGCCTGAGCAAGCTTAGCGACGCCTTCGTGCCGACAGCGACGGGGATGGCCCGCGCAGATCGCTATACGCTCGCCGGCGATCTCAACCTCGAAACCTGGTACGACGCCGAAGGCCGCTGGCTTGGGATGCGCTTCCAGGGCAAGGACGGTTCGATGATAGAATATCGTTGTCGCGACTGTCCGGCCCAGTTGGCAACCGCGCAGTGA
- a CDS encoding sensor histidine kinase, with product MLGRIRWWLGGRLSRQLIAALAISVFLIGAPAGLLLYSFSDRSAIEDAKRIVLSIQESKQHEIEAALAMADPSLSKLQGYIATALQPPASHADQIALKRMVIPFIDGSLRPDPKTFDGRQHAGMYLDPRTPRTDAVAAFHSRLAPIIDLYGAGTIPRFDTLWLLTRWHSMIVLMPRVPTYVWDATPDDDYNATEWMTGADPVVNPQRKLYWTKPAYDPISRSWMVSAVKPLDVGGDWVGTIGHDFFLAGLFDRLSANASFADSEDFLIDGGGDYMLAGKWQNAIESAAFVASDKAEIDDALRPVQDSLRKTIAPHIALTEFRGEPVLATATRIAGPNWTLIHIVPLNSIAGRISDAFVGSLIVTLIAFLMVAVAIHWLLQQRVIQPLRLLANSVQRFEDGENAARAAICRNDEIGRLAGAFNTMATRIGKSRVKLEKARQELESRNVELQRANRAKTNALANMSHEFRTPLNAILGFSEILNMQLYGALGDKRYVEYVGHIHHSGKHLLELINDILDLSKIEAEKMTLKCDDHELQPLIESCLAMVKPAADTRGVALLAPRDGETAVLNCDRRAVNQMLLNLLSNAIRHTPAGGTVSVSIDPAPQGGLALTVSDTGSGIPDRLLPLLFSPFGIRSAHIAQNASAGRGGTGLGLSITRGLIRLHEGDVTVETKVGKGTRMRLIFPPQRVRQPEPAPLGADALIH from the coding sequence ATGCTGGGACGAATTCGTTGGTGGCTGGGTGGACGGCTGTCGCGGCAGCTCATTGCTGCGTTGGCGATCAGCGTGTTCCTTATCGGCGCGCCCGCCGGCCTGCTTCTCTATTCTTTCAGTGATCGTTCGGCGATCGAAGATGCCAAGCGCATCGTGCTCAGCATCCAGGAGAGCAAGCAGCACGAAATCGAGGCGGCGCTGGCGATGGCGGATCCCAGCCTCAGCAAACTGCAGGGCTACATCGCCACGGCGCTGCAGCCACCTGCCAGCCATGCCGATCAGATCGCCCTGAAGCGGATGGTCATACCCTTCATCGACGGATCGCTCCGCCCTGACCCCAAGACATTCGACGGCCGCCAGCATGCCGGCATGTATCTGGACCCCCGCACCCCGCGGACGGATGCGGTGGCGGCCTTCCATTCGCGGCTGGCGCCCATCATCGATCTCTATGGTGCCGGCACCATCCCGCGTTTTGATACATTGTGGCTGCTGACCCGCTGGCATTCCATGATCGTGCTGATGCCGCGCGTACCGACTTACGTCTGGGATGCCACACCGGATGACGATTACAACGCAACCGAATGGATGACCGGTGCCGATCCTGTGGTCAACCCGCAACGCAAGCTCTACTGGACAAAGCCGGCCTACGATCCCATTTCGCGCTCCTGGATGGTCAGTGCGGTTAAACCGCTGGACGTGGGCGGCGACTGGGTCGGCACAATCGGGCACGACTTCTTCCTGGCAGGGCTATTCGATCGGCTATCTGCCAACGCCAGTTTCGCCGACAGCGAAGACTTCCTGATCGATGGCGGCGGCGATTACATGCTGGCCGGGAAATGGCAGAATGCGATCGAAAGCGCTGCCTTTGTCGCATCGGACAAGGCCGAGATCGACGATGCCCTGCGTCCCGTGCAGGATTCCCTGCGCAAGACGATCGCACCGCACATTGCCTTGACCGAATTCCGGGGCGAGCCGGTTTTGGCGACCGCCACCCGGATCGCTGGCCCCAACTGGACCCTGATCCACATCGTGCCGTTGAACAGCATCGCTGGTCGCATTTCCGACGCCTTTGTCGGATCGCTTATCGTCACCTTGATTGCCTTTCTGATGGTGGCCGTCGCCATTCATTGGCTACTGCAGCAGCGCGTTATTCAGCCGCTTCGGTTGCTGGCGAATTCGGTGCAGCGTTTCGAGGATGGCGAAAACGCCGCGCGTGCCGCAATCTGCCGGAATGACGAGATCGGCCGCCTGGCCGGCGCCTTCAACACCATGGCCACGCGGATCGGCAAATCACGCGTCAAGCTGGAAAAGGCGCGCCAGGAGTTGGAAAGCCGGAACGTCGAGCTGCAGCGGGCCAACCGCGCCAAGACGAATGCGCTTGCAAACATGAGTCACGAGTTCCGCACGCCACTCAATGCCATTCTCGGTTTCTCGGAAATTCTCAACATGCAGCTCTACGGCGCGCTTGGGGACAAGCGCTACGTGGAATATGTCGGCCACATTCATCACAGTGGCAAGCATCTCCTCGAATTGATCAACGACATCCTTGATCTGTCGAAGATCGAAGCCGAGAAGATGACACTCAAATGCGACGACCATGAACTCCAGCCGTTGATCGAGAGCTGCCTTGCCATGGTCAAGCCGGCCGCCGACACCCGCGGCGTGGCCTTGCTGGCGCCGCGCGACGGCGAAACCGCTGTCCTGAATTGCGATCGCCGTGCCGTGAACCAGATGCTGCTCAACCTTTTGAGCAATGCCATCCGGCACACCCCAGCCGGCGGCACGGTGTCGGTCAGCATTGATCCGGCACCCCAAGGTGGCCTGGCACTAACCGTCAGCGACACCGGCTCGGGCATTCCCGACCGCTTGTTGCCGCTGCTCTTCTCTCCCTTCGGAATCCGCTCCGCCCACATCGCCCAGAATGCATCAGCAGGCCGTGGCGGCACTGGCCTTGGCCTCTCCATTACCCGCGGCCTCATCCGTCTGCATGAGGGCGATGTGACAGTGGAAACGAAAGTCGGCAAGGGGACGCGGATGCGGCTGATATTTCCGCCACAGCGGGTGAGGCAACCCGAACCGGCACCCCTGGGTGCAGATGCACTCATCCACTGA
- the shc gene encoding squalene--hopene cyclase, whose protein sequence is MSSRNLAAQAEIGVAAMAGRLELGIDKAADALLKQQRADGHWAFELEADATIPAEYVLLKHFLDEIDTATEAKIVRYLKDIQGAHGGWPLYHGGAFNISASVKAYYALKCCGEDVNAPHMARARKAILDFGGAAKSNVFTLIQLALFGQIPWRGVPKMPIEIMHLPRWFPFHLDKVSYWSRTVIVPLLVLMSQQPKARNPKRIDVRELFVVAPEQVSNWYNMDRKGPWAVFFRVVDRILQRVDGLFPKGLRQRAIDKAVAWTIERLNGEDGLGAIYPAMANSVMMFDVLGFPKDDPNFVIAKQSIEKLMVFKDDQAYCQPCLSPVWDTGLAAHALLEVGGEAAQRVTAATDWLKDRQILDVVGDWAVRAPGVRPGGWAFQYNNPHYPDVDDTAVVVMAMDRLDHDRYKEAIDRAVEWILGLQSKNGGWGAFDADNEYYYLNHIPFADHGALLDPPTADVSARCLSMLAQLGYKIDHPKVKAAVDYLMREQEADGAWFGRWGTNYIYGTWSVLCALNAIGIPADHPAMRKAVTFLISKQRADGGWGESGDSYWADKPRGEGPESTPSQTAWAVLGLMAAGEVDCPAVARGMAYLSDTQKTDGTWDEQEYTAVGFPRVFYLRYHGYKSFFPIWAMARYRNLKQGNAQHVMYGM, encoded by the coding sequence ATGAGCAGTCGCAACCTCGCTGCCCAGGCGGAGATTGGCGTTGCCGCGATGGCGGGACGTTTGGAGTTGGGAATCGACAAGGCCGCGGACGCGCTGCTGAAGCAGCAACGCGCGGACGGGCATTGGGCGTTCGAGCTCGAGGCTGATGCGACCATTCCGGCTGAATATGTCCTGTTGAAGCATTTCCTGGATGAGATCGATACCGCGACCGAGGCGAAGATTGTCCGCTACCTGAAGGATATCCAGGGCGCGCACGGTGGCTGGCCGCTCTACCACGGCGGCGCCTTCAATATCTCGGCCTCGGTCAAAGCCTATTACGCGCTGAAATGCTGCGGCGAGGATGTCAACGCGCCGCACATGGCGCGTGCGCGCAAGGCCATCCTGGATTTCGGCGGGGCCGCGAAGAGCAATGTCTTTACGCTGATCCAACTGGCGTTGTTCGGGCAGATCCCGTGGCGCGGTGTGCCCAAGATGCCGATCGAGATCATGCATCTGCCGCGATGGTTTCCGTTCCATTTGGACAAGGTGAGCTACTGGTCGCGCACCGTCATCGTGCCGCTGCTGGTGCTGATGTCGCAGCAGCCCAAGGCGCGCAATCCGAAGCGCATCGATGTCCGCGAGCTTTTCGTGGTGGCGCCCGAACAGGTCTCCAACTGGTACAACATGGACCGGAAGGGCCCCTGGGCGGTCTTTTTCCGCGTTGTCGATCGGATTCTGCAGCGTGTCGATGGGTTGTTCCCAAAGGGTCTGCGCCAGCGGGCGATCGACAAGGCCGTCGCCTGGACCATTGAACGATTGAATGGCGAAGATGGGCTCGGCGCTATTTATCCCGCGATGGCCAATTCGGTGATGATGTTCGACGTCCTCGGCTTTCCCAAGGATGATCCCAACTTCGTCATTGCCAAGCAGTCGATCGAAAAGCTGATGGTGTTCAAGGACGACCAGGCTTACTGCCAACCCTGCCTGTCGCCGGTCTGGGATACCGGCCTTGCGGCGCACGCTCTGCTTGAGGTGGGTGGCGAGGCGGCGCAGCGGGTCACCGCAGCGACGGATTGGCTGAAGGATCGGCAGATCCTGGATGTCGTCGGTGACTGGGCGGTTCGCGCTCCGGGCGTGCGGCCGGGTGGCTGGGCGTTTCAGTACAACAATCCCCATTACCCGGATGTCGATGATACCGCCGTTGTCGTGATGGCCATGGATCGCCTGGATCACGACCGCTACAAGGAGGCGATCGATCGCGCTGTTGAATGGATCCTCGGCCTGCAGAGCAAGAACGGTGGCTGGGGCGCCTTTGATGCCGACAACGAATACTATTATCTCAATCACATTCCCTTCGCCGATCACGGCGCTTTGCTCGATCCGCCGACCGCTGACGTCTCGGCCCGCTGTCTCTCCATGCTGGCGCAGCTCGGCTACAAGATCGACCACCCCAAGGTGAAGGCCGCCGTCGATTACCTGATGCGCGAGCAGGAGGCCGATGGCGCCTGGTTCGGTCGCTGGGGGACCAATTACATTTACGGAACGTGGTCGGTTCTGTGCGCCTTGAACGCGATCGGCATCCCCGCCGATCATCCGGCGATGCGCAAGGCCGTGACGTTCTTGATCAGCAAGCAGCGCGCCGATGGTGGTTGGGGCGAAAGCGGTGACAGCTATTGGGCTGACAAGCCGCGCGGCGAGGGGCCGGAATCGACGCCCTCGCAGACAGCCTGGGCCGTCTTGGGCCTGATGGCGGCGGGCGAGGTCGATTGCCCGGCCGTCGCCCGCGGCATGGCCTATCTCTCGGACACCCAGAAGACTGATGGGACCTGGGACGAGCAGGAATACACGGCTGTCGGGTTCCCACGCGTCTTTTACCTGCGCTATCACGGCTACAAATCGTTCTTTCCGATCTGGGCAATGGCGCGCTATCGCAATCTGAAGCAGGGCAATGCCCAGCACGTCATGTACGGCATGTGA
- a CDS encoding phosphorylase family protein: protein MTVGAVTGMLSEARLLDGLGYIIVAGGGHAEATKRKVEALVVGGAEALVSFGIAGALDPDLEPGDLVIADDVVLADGRRLSCDPDWRRRILQKVAAQGGTVAGRSVAAATRAEKGALFGETGAVAVDMESHHVAEAAERHGLPFIVIRAIADTASDTLPEAALKGLNEEGRPAIGAVLLSLLLKPWQLPGLIRVALRSRTAMNALLRGRAALL from the coding sequence ATGACGGTAGGTGCCGTCACCGGCATGTTGTCGGAAGCAAGGCTCCTCGATGGCCTCGGCTACATCATTGTTGCCGGGGGCGGCCATGCCGAGGCAACAAAGCGTAAGGTGGAAGCGCTGGTCGTCGGTGGTGCCGAGGCACTCGTCAGTTTCGGTATTGCTGGCGCACTAGACCCTGACTTGGAGCCGGGCGATCTCGTGATTGCTGATGACGTCGTCCTCGCCGACGGCCGGCGGCTGAGTTGCGATCCTGACTGGCGTCGCCGCATCCTGCAGAAGGTAGCGGCGCAAGGTGGCACGGTAGCGGGCAGATCTGTTGCCGCTGCAACGCGGGCGGAGAAGGGCGCTCTGTTTGGCGAGACCGGAGCTGTCGCCGTCGATATGGAAAGCCATCACGTGGCCGAAGCCGCGGAGCGGCATGGCCTGCCGTTCATCGTCATCCGCGCCATTGCCGATACGGCGAGCGATACCCTGCCCGAGGCAGCGCTCAAGGGCCTCAACGAAGAAGGACGGCCCGCGATCGGCGCCGTCCTTCTGTCACTTCTGCTGAAGCCCTGGCAGTTACCTGGGCTGATCCGCGTCGCCTTGCGCTCGCGGACCGCGATGAACGCGCTACTCCGCGGCCGCGCGGCCCTGCTTTAG
- the hpnH gene encoding adenosyl-hopene transferase HpnH codes for MSVPLRQAIRVGSYVVKQHLLGRKRYPLVLMLEPLFRCNLACAGCGKIDYPAEILNKRISVQEALDAANECGAPVVSIAGGEPLLHKELPEIVDRLINEQKRSIYLCTNALLLEKKMDLYKPSPYFTWSVHLDGSKAEHDKSVCQEGVYEQAVEAIKKAKAAGFNVNINCTFFDGTDADRAASFFDDVMAMGVDGITVSPGYAYERAPDQQHFLNRKKTKDLFRAIFRKGNGGRRWQFSQSTMFLDFLAGNQAYHCTPWANPTRNVFGWQRPCYLLGEGYAKTFTELMETTDWDKYGVGNYEKCADCMVHSGFEGSAVKDTIRNPLKALKVVMKGIETEKPMVPDISLDKQRPAEYVFSSHVEKAMHEIHEEKDRLKQGRAAAE; via the coding sequence TTGTCCGTTCCATTGCGCCAAGCCATCCGCGTCGGCTCCTATGTGGTCAAGCAGCACCTCCTGGGCCGTAAGCGCTATCCGCTCGTGCTCATGCTGGAACCCTTGTTCCGCTGCAACCTCGCCTGCGCCGGCTGTGGCAAGATCGATTATCCGGCCGAGATCCTCAACAAGCGCATCTCGGTCCAGGAAGCACTCGACGCCGCCAACGAATGCGGCGCGCCCGTTGTCTCCATCGCTGGCGGCGAGCCGCTGCTGCACAAGGAATTGCCGGAGATCGTCGATCGGCTGATCAACGAGCAGAAGCGGTCGATCTATCTGTGCACCAACGCCCTTCTTCTTGAAAAGAAGATGGATCTCTATAAGCCGTCACCCTACTTCACCTGGTCGGTCCATCTCGATGGATCGAAGGCCGAGCATGACAAGTCGGTCTGCCAGGAAGGCGTGTATGAGCAGGCCGTCGAGGCGATCAAGAAAGCCAAGGCCGCCGGCTTCAACGTCAACATCAACTGCACGTTCTTTGACGGCACCGACGCCGATCGCGCCGCGAGCTTCTTCGACGACGTGATGGCCATGGGTGTTGACGGCATCACCGTCTCGCCGGGCTATGCCTATGAGCGCGCGCCGGACCAGCAGCATTTCCTCAACCGCAAGAAGACCAAGGACCTGTTCCGCGCCATCTTCCGCAAGGGCAATGGCGGCCGTCGCTGGCAGTTCAGCCAGTCCACCATGTTCCTGGATTTTCTCGCCGGCAATCAGGCCTATCACTGCACGCCCTGGGCCAACCCGACGCGCAACGTGTTCGGCTGGCAGCGCCCGTGCTATCTGCTCGGCGAAGGCTATGCCAAGACCTTCACGGAACTCATGGAGACGACCGACTGGGACAAGTACGGCGTCGGCAATTACGAGAAGTGCGCCGATTGCATGGTCCATTCAGGCTTCGAGGGCAGCGCGGTGAAGGACACCATCCGCAACCCGCTGAAGGCCCTGAAGGTCGTCATGAAGGGCATCGAAACCGAGAAGCCGATGGTCCCGGACATCTCGCTGGATAAGCAGCGCCCGGCCGAGTACGTCTTCTCGAGCCATGTCGAGAAGGCGATGCACGAGATCCACGAGGAAAAGGACCGCCTAAAGCAGGGCCGCGCGGCCGCGGAGTAG